Proteins encoded by one window of Scatophagus argus isolate fScaArg1 chromosome 4, fScaArg1.pri, whole genome shotgun sequence:
- the LOC124057819 gene encoding natterin-3-like: MFGDNINLEWLTWDGSLPNGAVSIYNSYTERTDYVCKYKCEAGFYNPSLGPYCRYPYGDREYYAPEFEILTNKDNFEFLEWKEDSYGSVPQHSVRTCPGVGIYVGKNKYGLGKVVPQFEAFFLPWEGDEYWYKRYHVLTINRDAYTQHISDVKYGIDEVAIFQYPPETMRISGVTNNECQSISKTVTISKSTEVETTWNIGRATMLGITGSITANIPFIGSGGIELGAEKTLQFSRGTTVVEELSHSVSVQLTVPPNHSCKVRMEGRKIKADIPYTARLSRTYRNGETQWTSISGTYDGVQIGEVRAVVDRCEPVADAKPCP; this comes from the coding sequence ATGTTCGGTGATAACATTAACCTGGAGTGGCTGACCTGGGATGGATCCCTGCCAAATGGAGCTGTTTCAATCTACAACAGTTACACCGAGCGCACAGACTATGTGTGCAAGTATAAGTGCGAGGCCGGCTTTTACAACCCAAGCTTGGGCCCATATTGCCGTTATCCCTATGGGGACCGCGAGTACTATGCCCCAGAGTTTGAGATCCTGACCAACAAAGACAACTTTGAGTTCCTGGAGTGGAAGGAAGATTCTTATGGTTCAGTGCCCCAGCATTCAGTCAGGACCTGCCCGGGTGTTGGTATCTATGTTGGAAAGAACAAGTATGGTCTGGGAAAGGTTGTTCCTCAGTTTGAAGCTTTCTTCCTGCCTTGGGAAGGTGATGAGTACTGGTACAAGAGGTACCATGTCCTGACTATCAACAGGGATGCCTACACTCAGCACATCAGTGATGTCAAGTATGGCATTGATGAGGTTGCCATCTTCCAGTATCCTCCTGAGACCATGCGCATTTCTGGAGTCACCAACAACGAGTGCCAGTCGATATCAAAGACAGTCACCATCTCAAAGAGCACAGAGGTGGAGACCACCTGGAACATTGGCCGAGCCACCATGCTGGGTATCACAGGCAGCATCACGGCTAATATCCCCTTCATCGGCTCTGGGGGCATTGAGCTGGGTGCTGAGAAAACGCTTCAGTTCTCCAGAGGAACCACCGTGGTGGAGGAACTCAGCCACTCCGTGTCTGTGCAGCTCACTGTCCCACCAAACCACTCCTGCAAAGTCCGTATGGAGGGACGCAAGATCAAAGCCGACATTCCCTACACTGCTCGCCTCAGCCGTACCTACCGCAATGGAGAGACCCAGTGGACATCCATCTCTGGGACATATGATGGAGTCCAGATTGGAGAAGTTCGGGCTGTAGTGGACCGCTGTGAACCAGTGGCCGACGCCAAGCCTTGCCCCTGA
- the LOC124057810 gene encoding natterin-3-like, with protein sequence MPTDADKPIVSPVQMRWCLTVLLAVLQLCSPALQADPLLYISQLQDGKEKPKAWLNPMLEDIVPSREVIKPPEIKTIPETETASHSIPMFSEYTNLKWITWSGSLPNGAVAIYNGYTERTDYVCKVNCEAGFYTPSKGNFCQYPYADKEYASSKFEVLVNVDHFEFLEWVEDSYGSVPSYAIKTCPNSDIYVGKNKYGLGKVVTQHEAFFLPWEGDEYWYKKYHVLAINRETYSQHISHVEYGIDQMELFHHPPEALKLAKVTNLECASVEKTVKLEKTSTVEKTWDIGRETRNGSVSTMTAKIPILGPGTVDFTKEHKMTFSEGTKIVESISHSISVDLVVPPNHSCAVRMEGRKMKANIPFTGRLSRTNHNGDTHWTYITGTYDGMSVGEINAVVERCQPVTDAVPCSSAEN encoded by the exons ATGCCCACTGATGCTGACAAGCCAATTGTTTCCCCTGTCCAGATGAGGTGGTGTCTCACTGTTCTCTTAGcagtgctgcagctctgcagcccAGCGCTGCAGGCTGACCCACTGCTCTACATCTCCCAGCTGCAGGATGGGAAAGAAAAACCCA AGGCATGGCTTAACCCCATGCTGGAAGATATTGTCCCTTCACGGGAAGTCATCAAACCACCTGAAATCAAAACAATCCCAGAAACTGAGACAGCCTCACACTCCATTCCTATGTTCAGTGAATACACCAACCTCAAGTGGATCACATGGAGTGGTTCCCTCCCAAATGGTGCTGTTGCCATCTACAACGGCTACACTGAACGTACCGACTATGTGTGCAAAGTCAACTGCGAGGCTGGTTTCTACACTCCCAGCAAAGGGAACTTCTGCCAGTACCCATACGCTGACAAAGAATATGCATCCTCCAAGTTTGAAGTGCTGGTCAACGTGGACCACTTTGAGTTCCTGGAATGGGTTGAAGATTCATACGGGTCAGTCCCCAGCTATGCCATTAAGACCTGCCCTAACTCAGACATCTATGTGGGCAAAAACAAGTACGGTCTGGGTAAGGTGGTGACCCAACACGAGGCCTTCTTCCTCCCCTGGGAGGGAGATGAGTACTGGTACAAGAAGTACCATGTTCTTGCTATCAACAGAGAGACCTACAGCCAGCACATCTCTCATGTGGAGTATGGCATCGACCAGATGGAGCTGTTCCACCATCCTCCGGAGGCCCTGAAGCTCGCCAAAGTCACCAACCTGGAATGCGCAAGTGTAGAGAAGACAGTGAAGCTGGAGAAGACCAGTACTGTGGAGAAGACCTGGGACATTGGCAGAGAGACCCGCAATGGCTCTGTCTCCACCATGACAGCCAAAATACCCATCCTTGGCCCAGGGACTGTGGACTTCACCAAGGAGCACAAGATGACCTTCTCAGAGGGAACCAAAATTGTGGAGTCTATCAGTCACTCCATCTCTGTGGACCTGGTGGTCCCACCCAACCACTCCTGCGCTGTGAGGATGGAAGGCAGGAAGATGAAGGCCAACATCCCCTTCACTGGCAGGCTAAGCAGGACCAACCACAATGGAGACACCCACTGGACGTACATCACAGGCACCTACGACGGCATGAGTGTTGGAGAGATCAATGCTGTGGTGGAGAGATGTCAGCCAGTGACTGATGCTGTTCCCTGCTCCTCAGCTGAAAACTGA